In the genome of Streptomyces sp. V2I9, one region contains:
- a CDS encoding helix-turn-helix transcriptional regulator, with protein sequence MPKRKSESGETSARQMLHDTFRKLREQRGLTLDDLHDETTYDRSYLHKLLHGTRLGSPEVWASLDGVFGTGEQLRQLWELARDDAFGSRYKRFMQLEREATVQYMYACSTIPGLLQTRTYAREVLEHGRPRDAAELQEDVEARMGRQSVLEGEDAPFFRAVLDEAVFRRAAAQPAVWLEQLEALLEWQKRPNVTIEMLPFSAGLHDLMGGSLTVLWLPSGKSVAYLEGSKSGELVEDPARVDELRLSYDVSRDRSLSPEQTTQFIEQLIKEMRACVPSDPT encoded by the coding sequence ATGCCCAAACGCAAGTCCGAATCGGGTGAGACGTCGGCCCGGCAGATGCTCCACGACACGTTCAGGAAGCTGCGGGAACAGCGCGGGCTGACGCTGGACGACCTCCACGACGAGACGACGTACGACCGCTCTTATCTGCACAAGCTGCTGCACGGCACGCGGTTGGGGTCCCCGGAGGTGTGGGCGTCGCTGGACGGTGTGTTCGGTACGGGGGAGCAGCTGCGCCAGCTCTGGGAGCTGGCGCGGGACGACGCGTTCGGCAGCCGGTACAAGCGGTTCATGCAGCTGGAGCGGGAGGCCACGGTCCAGTACATGTACGCGTGCAGCACGATTCCCGGACTGCTCCAGACCAGGACGTACGCGCGGGAGGTGCTGGAGCACGGGCGGCCTCGGGACGCGGCGGAGCTGCAGGAGGACGTGGAGGCTCGGATGGGCCGTCAGAGCGTCCTCGAAGGCGAGGACGCGCCGTTCTTCCGGGCGGTGCTCGACGAGGCGGTGTTCCGGCGTGCGGCGGCGCAGCCCGCGGTGTGGCTGGAGCAGTTGGAGGCCCTGCTGGAGTGGCAGAAGCGGCCGAACGTCACGATCGAGATGCTGCCGTTCTCGGCCGGACTGCACGATCTGATGGGTGGCTCGCTCACGGTTCTGTGGCTGCCCAGCGGTAAGTCGGTGGCCTACCTGGAGGGCAGCAAGTCGGGTGAGCTGGTGGAAGATCCGGCCCGGGTCGATGAGCTGCGCCTGTCCTACGATGTGTCGCGGGACCGGTCGCTCTCCCCGGAGCAGACAACCCAGTTCATCGAGCAGCTGATCAAGGAGATGCGCGCATGCGTTCCCAGCGACCCGACCTGA
- a CDS encoding DUF397 domain-containing protein → MRSQRPDLTAVIWRKSSYSNSDGGQCVEVADGFPGVVPVRDSKRPEGAALVFGASAWGAFVRDVR, encoded by the coding sequence ATGCGTTCCCAGCGACCCGACCTGACCGCCGTGATCTGGCGGAAGTCTTCGTACAGCAACTCGGACGGCGGGCAGTGCGTCGAGGTGGCCGATGGTTTCCCCGGTGTGGTGCCGGTGCGTGATTCGAAGCGGCCGGAGGGGGCGGCGCTGGTGTTCGGGGCGTCGGCGTGGGGGGCGTTCGTCCGGGACGTGCGCTGA
- a CDS encoding DUF397 domain-containing protein has protein sequence MRSQRPDLTAARWRKSSYSNSDGGNCVEVADGFRGVVPVRDSKRPEGAALVFAASAWAAFVRDVR, from the coding sequence ATGCGTTCCCAGCGACCTGATCTGACCGCCGCGAGGTGGCGGAAGTCCTCGTACAGCAACTCGGACGGCGGTAACTGCGTCGAGGTGGCCGATGGCTTCCGCGGTGTGGTGCCGGTGCGTGACTCGAAGCGGCCGGAGGGGGCGGCGCTGGTGTTCGCGGCCTCGGCGTGGGCGGCGTTCGTCCGGGACGTGCGCTGA
- a CDS encoding aldo/keto reductase: MEYTQLGRTGLKVSRLVLGTMNFGPQTNESDSHAIMDAALGAGLNFFDTANVYGWGENKGRTEEILGTWFAQGGGRRDKVVLATKMYGNMGADGEAWPNHDKLSAVNIRRAVDASLKRLQTDHIDLYQFHHVDRDTPFDEIWQAIDVLVQQGKILYAGSSNFPGYKIAQANEQAARRGSLGLVSEQCIYNLAERRAEMEVIPAAQEYGLGVIPWSPLHGGLLGGVIRKTTEGGRRASGRAADALADPATRAQIQAYEDLLDKHGLEPGEAALAWLLTRPGVTGPIVGPRTADQLDSALRALELDLPEAVLTGLDEIFPGPGPSPEAFAW; this comes from the coding sequence ATGGAGTACACACAGCTCGGACGTACGGGACTCAAGGTCAGCCGGCTCGTCCTCGGGACGATGAACTTCGGCCCGCAGACCAACGAGTCGGACAGCCACGCCATCATGGACGCCGCGCTCGGCGCGGGCCTGAACTTCTTCGACACGGCCAACGTCTACGGCTGGGGCGAGAACAAGGGGCGCACCGAGGAGATCCTCGGCACCTGGTTCGCCCAGGGCGGCGGCCGGCGCGACAAGGTGGTCCTGGCCACCAAGATGTACGGGAACATGGGCGCCGACGGTGAGGCCTGGCCGAACCACGACAAGCTCTCCGCCGTGAACATCCGGCGGGCGGTCGACGCCTCGCTCAAGCGCCTCCAGACCGACCACATCGACCTGTACCAGTTCCACCACGTCGACCGGGACACCCCCTTCGACGAGATCTGGCAGGCGATCGACGTCCTGGTCCAGCAGGGCAAGATCCTCTACGCCGGGTCCTCGAACTTCCCCGGCTACAAGATCGCCCAGGCCAACGAGCAGGCCGCCCGCCGGGGCTCGCTCGGCCTGGTCAGCGAGCAGTGCATCTACAACCTCGCCGAGCGCCGCGCCGAGATGGAGGTCATCCCGGCCGCGCAGGAGTACGGACTCGGGGTCATCCCCTGGTCCCCGCTGCACGGCGGTCTGCTGGGCGGCGTCATCCGGAAGACCACCGAGGGCGGCCGCCGCGCCTCGGGCCGCGCGGCCGACGCCCTGGCCGACCCCGCCACCCGCGCGCAGATCCAGGCGTACGAGGACCTGCTCGACAAGCACGGCCTGGAGCCCGGCGAGGCGGCTCTGGCCTGGCTGCTGACCCGCCCCGGCGTCACCGGCCCGATCGTCGGCCCGCGCACCGCCGACCAGCTGGACAGCGCCCTACGCGCCCTGGAACTGGACCTCCCGGAGGCCGTGCTCACGGGTCTGGACGAGATCTTCCCCGGTCCGGGCCCGTCGCCGGAGGCGTTCGCCTGGTAG
- a CDS encoding DUF6411 family protein → MMVVGIVAVCVVLAVLAFFVPRLSRHPERGTQRTLGLGSRAGGKAPGVLGRLFSKPFRSSSKAVGRSGSAGRRARGHMPF, encoded by the coding sequence ATGATGGTCGTAGGAATCGTCGCTGTCTGCGTCGTTCTCGCCGTACTCGCCTTCTTCGTACCGCGCCTCTCCCGCCACCCGGAACGCGGCACACAGCGCACGCTGGGCCTGGGCTCCCGCGCCGGCGGCAAGGCCCCCGGCGTTCTGGGCCGCCTCTTCAGCAAGCCGTTCCGCAGCAGCTCCAAGGCCGTCGGCCGCAGCGGCTCGGCCGGTCGCCGCGCCCGCGGCCACATGCCGTTCTGA
- a CDS encoding phosphatase PAP2 family protein, protein MRLAAALAAGVAAAVPFALLMILVEGSWPPLRRLDSGAAHRLHAVALDHPAWTGTLRVLSDWVWDPATLRTAVAVLTGWLLYRRAWRLAAWAATTAIGGALTGVLVKVVVERARPSLPDPVAHAPGYSFPSGHAMTAVTSCAVLLLVLLPLVPRGWRGLCWAAAGISVLGVGFTRVALGVHWFSDVVGGWLLGGAVVVLTGWAFAAWRRDAGLPRTEVSEGLEPELADDRPEPEESGDPADPASGARAQRP, encoded by the coding sequence GTGCGGCTGGCGGCCGCGCTCGCGGCGGGCGTCGCCGCCGCAGTGCCGTTCGCGCTGCTGATGATCCTCGTCGAAGGCTCCTGGCCGCCCCTGCGACGCCTGGACTCCGGCGCGGCCCACCGGTTGCACGCGGTGGCGCTGGACCATCCGGCGTGGACGGGGACGCTGCGCGTCCTCTCGGACTGGGTCTGGGACCCCGCGACGCTGCGTACGGCGGTCGCGGTGCTCACCGGGTGGCTGCTGTACCGGCGGGCGTGGCGGCTCGCGGCCTGGGCGGCGACCACCGCGATCGGGGGCGCGCTGACCGGGGTGCTGGTGAAGGTCGTGGTGGAGCGGGCCAGGCCCTCGCTCCCGGACCCGGTGGCCCACGCGCCCGGCTACTCGTTCCCCTCCGGCCACGCGATGACGGCCGTCACCTCATGCGCCGTTCTCCTGCTGGTCCTGCTGCCGCTGGTGCCACGCGGGTGGCGCGGGCTGTGCTGGGCGGCGGCCGGGATCTCCGTCCTGGGCGTCGGGTTCACCAGGGTCGCGCTCGGCGTCCACTGGTTCAGCGATGTCGTCGGCGGTTGGCTGCTGGGCGGGGCGGTCGTCGTCCTGACCGGCTGGGCCTTCGCGGCGTGGCGGCGGGACGCGGGCCTCCCCCGTACGGAGGTGTCGGAAGGGCTCGAACCCGAACTGGCCGACGACCGCCCGGAGCCGGAGGAGTCCGGCGACCCGGCCGACCCGGCGAGCGGCGCACGCGCTCAGCGTCCCTGA
- a CDS encoding YihY/virulence factor BrkB family protein, with the protein MGTATRVPVTHDMSGDELSGDEAFAALRRYGRWALVRDAFVRFRYADGFSHARALALQTILAVVPLVIAFVGLSAELHTESIGRIAELTLRNLSEGPSAGVVDDALNRHRRSGGDGPEIALWLGLAFSLANVTTAMCQIERGANRIYGVERDRVFHRKYLRGLVMALSAGIPLGIGTVMMVAGEELVAAFTSVYGLGDTAREAGNLLRLPLGFLLALIAASAVFRRSPRRQQPGYTWLAFGAAVYLVLWTVLTWLLGLYLGISGSFDTVYGPLSAFMSLLLWAYLTSIALFVGLAFAAQLEAVRARRPGPITPDPGA; encoded by the coding sequence ATGGGGACGGCGACGCGGGTCCCGGTGACCCATGACATGAGCGGGGACGAGCTGTCCGGCGACGAGGCGTTCGCGGCCCTGCGCCGGTACGGCCGCTGGGCACTGGTACGGGACGCCTTCGTCCGCTTCCGGTACGCCGACGGCTTCAGCCACGCCCGCGCGCTGGCCCTCCAGACGATCCTGGCCGTCGTCCCTCTGGTGATCGCCTTCGTCGGGCTGTCGGCCGAGCTGCACACCGAGAGCATCGGCAGAATCGCCGAACTCACCCTCCGCAACCTCAGCGAGGGCCCGAGCGCCGGAGTGGTGGACGACGCCCTCAACCGCCACCGGCGGAGCGGCGGCGACGGCCCCGAGATCGCCCTCTGGCTGGGGCTCGCGTTCTCCCTCGCCAACGTCACCACCGCGATGTGCCAGATCGAGCGCGGCGCCAACAGGATCTACGGCGTGGAGCGGGACCGCGTCTTCCACCGCAAGTACCTGCGCGGACTGGTGATGGCCCTGAGCGCCGGCATCCCCCTGGGCATCGGCACCGTGATGATGGTGGCCGGCGAGGAACTCGTCGCGGCCTTCACCTCCGTGTACGGGCTGGGGGACACGGCCCGTGAGGCCGGGAACCTGCTCCGCCTGCCCCTGGGCTTCCTGCTCGCACTCATCGCCGCGAGCGCGGTCTTCCGCCGTTCCCCGCGCCGTCAGCAGCCGGGCTACACGTGGCTGGCCTTCGGGGCGGCCGTCTACCTCGTCCTGTGGACGGTGCTGACCTGGCTGCTGGGCCTCTACCTCGGGATCAGCGGCTCCTTCGACACCGTCTACGGGCCCCTGAGCGCGTTCATGTCGCTGCTCCTGTGGGCCTACCTCACCTCCATAGCCCTCTTCGTCGGGCTGGCCTTCGCCGCCCAACTGGAGGCCGTCCGCGCCCGCAGGCCCGGACCGATCACCCCCGACCCCGGAGCATGA
- a CDS encoding diacylglycerol kinase family protein yields MVGVGLLITGPARHLGPVAAEDAVVEALEDARTGTLDAVSTAVSAPGDTTTVVGLTFLVCLTLVLTPRLPRWREAVFLAAAVSLQSAVFVLITACVDRTRPDSERLDDSPPTSSYTSGHTGAATALYGGLAVLVLSRVRAPWRRPLAALLLLVPLLVGLARLYRGMHHPTDVAGGLANGTLSLIVVGRAVLAGHSWAARPPVDAVDIAVAAAGHRSAPARKHATVIVNPTVTGRATRERLRLVLAQHGYADAPFVDTTAQDPGGGQTTAALRAGAEMIVVCGGDGTVRAVADVLAGTGVPLVLVPCGTGNLLVRNLGLPLRPAEALAAGLTGESRPLDLGRIEGDGFPAVHLTAMAGAGLDAAMLEETSDRAKSALGRPAYVLAGAKGLRAPRMRLTVSLDGGPELHRTARMVLIANIGAVQAGAAPVPAARPDDGLLDLAVFDPRAVGGWLRVAGVLLGGGRGAGDGRAVEYHTFRRAELSFSRPQPREVDGDPVGPGLRLAAEVRPGALTVMLPARER; encoded by the coding sequence ATGGTCGGCGTCGGCCTGCTGATCACCGGCCCGGCCCGGCACCTGGGGCCGGTGGCGGCGGAGGACGCGGTCGTCGAGGCCCTCGAAGACGCGCGCACCGGAACGCTCGACGCGGTCTCCACGGCCGTCTCCGCCCCGGGGGACACCACCACGGTGGTGGGCCTCACGTTCCTCGTCTGCCTGACGCTGGTCCTGACGCCCCGGCTGCCCCGGTGGCGCGAGGCCGTCTTCCTCGCCGCCGCGGTGTCGCTCCAGTCGGCGGTGTTCGTCCTGATCACCGCCTGCGTGGACCGGACGCGCCCGGACAGCGAGCGCCTGGACGACTCCCCGCCCACCTCCAGCTACACGTCCGGGCACACCGGAGCCGCCACCGCCCTGTACGGCGGCCTCGCCGTCCTGGTCCTGTCACGGGTGCGCGCACCGTGGCGCAGGCCACTGGCCGCCCTGCTGCTGCTCGTTCCGCTGCTCGTAGGGCTGGCACGGCTCTACCGGGGCATGCACCACCCCACCGACGTGGCGGGAGGGCTGGCGAACGGCACGCTGTCCCTGATCGTCGTGGGGCGGGCCGTGCTCGCGGGACACTCCTGGGCGGCCCGGCCTCCCGTCGACGCCGTGGACATCGCCGTGGCCGCCGCCGGGCACCGGTCCGCTCCCGCGCGGAAGCACGCCACCGTCATCGTCAATCCGACGGTGACCGGCCGGGCCACCAGGGAGCGGCTGAGACTGGTGCTCGCCCAACACGGTTACGCTGACGCACCGTTCGTCGACACCACCGCGCAGGACCCCGGCGGCGGCCAGACGACCGCCGCCCTGCGTGCCGGGGCCGAGATGATCGTGGTCTGCGGTGGCGACGGCACGGTCCGCGCGGTCGCGGACGTCCTGGCCGGCACCGGCGTCCCCCTGGTCCTCGTACCGTGCGGCACCGGAAACCTGCTGGTCCGCAACCTCGGTCTGCCCCTCCGCCCCGCCGAGGCGCTGGCGGCGGGCCTGACCGGCGAATCCCGCCCCCTGGACCTGGGCCGGATCGAGGGCGACGGGTTCCCCGCCGTCCACCTCACGGCGATGGCCGGGGCGGGGTTGGACGCGGCGATGCTGGAGGAGACCTCCGACCGCGCCAAGTCGGCCCTGGGCCGGCCCGCGTACGTCCTGGCCGGGGCCAAGGGGCTGCGTGCGCCCCGGATGCGGCTGACCGTCAGCCTGGACGGCGGGCCGGAACTGCACCGCACCGCCCGGATGGTCCTCATCGCCAACATCGGGGCCGTCCAGGCGGGCGCGGCACCGGTCCCCGCCGCCCGGCCGGACGACGGGCTGCTGGATCTCGCGGTCTTCGATCCGAGAGCGGTGGGCGGCTGGCTGCGCGTGGCCGGAGTGCTGCTGGGCGGCGGCCGGGGCGCGGGCGACGGGCGGGCGGTGGAGTACCACACCTTCCGCCGCGCCGAGCTGTCCTTCTCCCGGCCGCAGCCGCGCGAGGTCGACGGCGACCCGGTGGGGCCCGGCCTGCGCCTCGCCGCCGAGGTCCGGCCCGGCGCGCTGACCGTCATGCTCCCGGCGCGGGAACGCTGA